The Streptomyces nitrosporeus genome includes a window with the following:
- a CDS encoding MarR family winged helix-turn-helix transcriptional regulator, translated as MAARSRYEELARQISAVGAVKRGLARILPAECPGGSATVLTLLNKYGEMRITRLAELLAVDMSVTSRHVAHAVENGWLERLADPTDKRSRILRLTPAGVELLDDLNRRTTEMFARNLTDWTDEEVGQLNTLLSRLRDSFSCRGTGGCVPGKHSGDCRAGHSDDSYTRTPV; from the coding sequence CCGCACGGAGCCGGTACGAAGAACTGGCCCGTCAGATCAGCGCCGTCGGAGCCGTCAAACGGGGCCTCGCCCGCATCCTGCCCGCCGAGTGTCCCGGTGGCTCGGCCACCGTGCTGACGCTGCTGAACAAGTACGGCGAGATGCGGATCACGCGCCTGGCCGAACTCCTGGCCGTGGACATGTCGGTGACCAGCCGTCATGTGGCCCACGCCGTGGAGAACGGCTGGCTGGAGCGGCTCGCGGACCCGACGGACAAGCGGTCCCGCATCCTGCGGCTGACCCCCGCGGGCGTGGAACTGCTCGACGACCTGAACCGGCGGACGACCGAGATGTTCGCCCGCAACCTCACCGACTGGACCGACGAGGAAGTCGGACAACTCAACACGTTGCTGTCCCGGCTGCGCGACAGTTTCTCCTGCCGCGGCACCGGTGGATGCGTCCCCGGGAAGCACAGCGGCGACTGCCGCGCCGGGCACAGCGACGACTCGTACACCCGTACACCCGTGTAA
- a CDS encoding MFS transporter: protein MATTTPSGVRGGHAKHGAAEAPAGTPMTHRQIMEALTGLLLGMFVAILSSTVVSNALPEIISDLGGGQSAYTWVVTASLLAMTATTPLWGKLADLFSKKLLVQIALIIYVGGSVVAGLSTSSGMLITCRVVQGIGVGGLSALAQIVMAAMISPRERGRYSGYLGAVFAVATVGGPLLGGVITDTSWMGWRWCFYVGVPFAVIALIVLQKTLKLPVVKRDVKVDWLGAFFVSAAVCLLLVWVTFAGDKYDWISWQTWTMLAGTALLALVFVFVESRASEPIIPLRLFRNRTITLASLASLFVGIAMFAGTVFFSQYFQLARDKSPTMSGVMTIPMIAGLFLSSTLSGQIITKTGRWKAWLVSGGFLLTAGLGMLGTIRYDTEYWHIAVYMFVMGLGVGMMMQNLVLATQNQVAPADLGAASSVVTFFRSLGGAIGVSALGAILGNRVTHYVQDGLTALGPEGAALGHGGTGGGAIPDLDALPPVLRTVMEAAYGHGVGDVFLYSAPAALVAFLLTLFIKEVALKTNAANDKAGEPAVEAVPEPALATVGAAAPAGAPAASPADPAQDAVQESPQAAPVAAETTTVFHGTPVRGVVRGAEGAPVARAAVTLISLGGRQLGRSVAQADGSYVLDAPGSGSYVLIASADGFQPQASTVVVGDEPLAYDILLAGTSGLSGTVRTAEGGSPVEGAMVVVTDVRGDVLATGASGDTGEFAFGELVPGSVTVAVTAAGFRPLALPVEIGGQGVTRVDAVLRAGALVRGTVRAGAGPAPLSDARVTLIDAAGNVVATATTGEDGVYAFTDLDAGEYSVIATGYPPVAGSLTVTGGGVDGHDIELAHPGE, encoded by the coding sequence ATGGCTACGACCACACCATCCGGTGTGCGGGGCGGCCACGCCAAGCACGGGGCGGCCGAAGCCCCTGCCGGCACGCCGATGACACACCGGCAGATCATGGAAGCGCTGACCGGGCTGCTGCTCGGCATGTTCGTCGCGATCCTGTCGTCGACGGTCGTTTCCAACGCCCTTCCGGAGATCATCTCCGACCTCGGCGGCGGCCAGAGCGCCTACACCTGGGTCGTCACGGCCTCACTGCTGGCCATGACCGCCACCACCCCCCTGTGGGGCAAGCTGGCCGACCTCTTCAGCAAGAAGCTGCTCGTCCAGATAGCCCTGATCATCTACGTGGGCGGCTCCGTAGTGGCCGGCCTCTCGACCAGCAGCGGCATGCTCATCACCTGCCGCGTCGTGCAGGGCATCGGCGTCGGCGGTCTCTCCGCCCTCGCCCAGATCGTGATGGCCGCGATGATCTCCCCGCGCGAGCGCGGGCGCTACAGCGGCTACCTCGGCGCGGTCTTCGCCGTCGCCACCGTGGGCGGTCCGCTGCTCGGCGGCGTCATCACCGACACCAGCTGGATGGGCTGGCGCTGGTGCTTCTACGTGGGCGTGCCGTTCGCGGTCATCGCGCTCATCGTGCTGCAGAAGACGCTGAAGCTCCCGGTGGTCAAGCGGGACGTCAAGGTCGACTGGCTGGGCGCCTTCTTCGTCAGCGCCGCCGTCTGCCTGCTTCTCGTCTGGGTGACCTTCGCGGGCGACAAGTACGACTGGATCTCCTGGCAGACCTGGACCATGCTCGCGGGCACCGCCCTGCTCGCCCTGGTCTTCGTCTTCGTCGAGTCCCGGGCCAGCGAGCCGATCATCCCGCTGCGCCTCTTCCGCAACCGCACCATCACGCTGGCCTCGCTGGCCTCGCTGTTCGTCGGTATCGCGATGTTCGCGGGCACCGTCTTCTTCAGCCAGTACTTCCAGCTGGCGCGTGACAAGTCGCCGACGATGTCCGGCGTCATGACCATCCCGATGATCGCCGGCCTCTTCCTGTCGTCGACGCTCTCGGGCCAGATCATCACCAAGACGGGCCGCTGGAAGGCCTGGCTGGTCAGCGGTGGCTTCCTGCTCACGGCCGGCCTCGGCATGCTGGGCACCATCCGGTACGACACGGAGTACTGGCACATCGCGGTCTACATGTTCGTGATGGGTCTCGGCGTCGGCATGATGATGCAGAACCTGGTGCTCGCCACGCAGAACCAGGTGGCCCCGGCCGACCTGGGCGCGGCCAGCTCCGTCGTCACGTTCTTCCGTTCGCTCGGTGGTGCGATCGGCGTCTCGGCGCTCGGCGCCATCCTGGGCAACCGGGTCACCCACTACGTCCAGGACGGGCTCACCGCCCTCGGCCCCGAGGGTGCGGCGCTCGGCCACGGCGGCACCGGGGGCGGGGCCATCCCCGACCTGGACGCACTGCCTCCCGTGCTGCGCACGGTCATGGAGGCCGCCTACGGCCACGGTGTCGGAGACGTCTTCCTGTACTCCGCCCCGGCCGCGCTCGTCGCCTTCCTCCTGACGCTCTTCATCAAGGAGGTCGCCCTGAAGACGAACGCCGCGAACGACAAGGCCGGGGAGCCCGCGGTGGAAGCCGTGCCGGAGCCCGCCCTGGCCACCGTCGGCGCGGCGGCCCCCGCCGGTGCGCCGGCCGCCTCCCCGGCGGACCCCGCCCAGGACGCCGTCCAGGAGTCCCCGCAGGCCGCCCCGGTGGCCGCGGAGACGACGACGGTCTTCCACGGCACCCCCGTCCGCGGTGTGGTGCGGGGCGCCGAGGGCGCTCCCGTCGCCCGGGCCGCGGTCACGCTGATCTCGCTGGGCGGCCGTCAGCTGGGGCGGTCCGTCGCCCAGGCCGACGGGTCCTACGTCCTGGACGCGCCGGGCTCCGGCTCCTACGTCCTGATCGCCTCCGCGGACGGCTTCCAGCCCCAGGCGTCCACCGTGGTCGTCGGCGACGAGCCGCTGGCCTACGACATCCTGCTGGCCGGCACGAGCGGCCTGTCCGGGACGGTGCGGACCGCCGAGGGCGGCTCACCGGTCGAGGGCGCGATGGTCGTGGTCACCGATGTACGCGGCGACGTGCTGGCCACCGGGGCCTCCGGTGACACGGGCGAGTTCGCCTTCGGCGAGCTGGTCCCCGGTTCGGTGACGGTCGCCGTGACCGCCGCCGGGTTCCGGCCGCTGGCCCTGCCGGTGGAGATCGGCGGCCAGGGCGTCACCCGGGTCGACGCGGTGCTCCGGGCCGGGGCACTGGTCCGGGGGACCGTGCGGGCGGGTGCCGGTCCGGCGCCGCTGTCCGACGCCCGGGTCACGCTGATCGACGCGGCGGGCAACGTGGTCGCCACCGCGACGACCGGGGAGGACGGCGTCTACGCCTTCACCGACCTGGACGCCGGTGAGTACTCCGTGATCGCGACCGGCTACCCGCCGGTGGCCGGATCGCTCACCGTGACCGGCGGCGGCGTCGACGGCCACGACATCGAGCTCGCCCACCCGGGCGAGTAG